Proteins found in one Mustela lutreola isolate mMusLut2 chromosome 10, mMusLut2.pri, whole genome shotgun sequence genomic segment:
- the FAM229A gene encoding protein FAM229A, which yields MQPAPSMPGARRAADTCRAPPGPERPPAARGPAAASSLGPASASGRAPRGLDMSAQEPPQGRRFPIEAGDSPGLAAAPESQDSPEPVATEHNPVRPLRRCPGCHCLTLLHVPIDVYLAMGGSPRARAT from the exons ATGCAGCCCGCCCCCTCGATGCCCGGGGCGCGGCGCGCCGCAGACACCTGCCGGGCTCCGCCTGGACCGGAGCGTCCTCCCGCGGCCAGGGGTCCGGCAGCTGCTTCCAGCCTGGGACCGGCCTCGGCCTCCGGCAG AGCGCCCCGGGGCCTGGACATGAGTGCCCAGGAGCCCCCGCAGGGTCGAAGATTCCCCATTGAGGCCGGAGACTCCCCTGGCCTTGCCGCCGCCCCCGAGTCCCAGGACAGCCCGGAGCCGGTGGCCACGGAGCACAACCCGGTCAG GCCGCTTCGACGCTGCCCGGGCTGCCACTGCCTGACGCTGCTGCACGTGCCCATCGACGTCTACCTGGCCATGGGCGGGAGCCCCCGGGCCCGCGCCACCTGA